In Mastigocladopsis repens PCC 10914, a single window of DNA contains:
- a CDS encoding HhoA/HhoB/HtrA family serine endopeptidase translates to MKTTDHDFQPRRGQQNTEKFCVFASSKGLLPQRCSTFSILVMLLSSAAVMSIGGCSIPSGIKAGKTDTQPQTLTQKTNDPTSPNILPVSSSNNPNFVVGVVQKVGPAIVRIDASRTVVSQIPDEFDDPVFRRFFGSQPRERVERGSGSGFIINSAGQILTNAHVVDGADVVTVKLKDGRTFDGRVLGEDRVTDVAVIKIEANNLPTVALGNSEVLQPGEAVIAIGNPLGLDYTVTSGIVSATGRSSSDIGATDKRVDYIQTDAAINPGNSGGPLLNTRGDVIGMNTAIIQGAQGLGFAIPISTAQRIAQELITKGRVDHPYLGIQMVTLTPEIQEKASSKGINLAVDKGVLLLDVVPRSPAASAGLKQGDIIQSISNQPVTKIEEVQKIVENSKIGSPIELQVIRNGQTAQIAVKPAPLPIRRGS, encoded by the coding sequence ATGAAGACAACAGACCATGACTTTCAGCCGAGAAGAGGACAACAGAACACGGAAAAATTTTGTGTCTTTGCGTCATCGAAAGGACTTTTGCCCCAGAGGTGCTCAACATTCAGTATTTTGGTCATGCTGCTTAGTAGTGCAGCAGTGATGTCTATTGGGGGTTGTTCCATACCTAGTGGTATTAAGGCTGGAAAAACAGACACTCAGCCTCAAACGCTAACCCAAAAGACAAATGATCCCACTTCCCCAAATATTTTGCCTGTCTCATCGTCCAATAATCCTAACTTCGTCGTTGGAGTTGTACAAAAGGTAGGACCTGCTATTGTTCGTATTGATGCTTCTAGGACAGTAGTTTCTCAGATACCCGATGAGTTTGATGATCCTGTTTTCCGGCGGTTTTTTGGGTCGCAGCCTAGAGAACGGGTCGAGCGGGGTAGCGGTTCTGGGTTTATTATTAACTCTGCAGGTCAAATTCTGACCAATGCCCATGTGGTAGACGGTGCTGACGTTGTGACGGTAAAACTCAAAGATGGACGCACTTTTGACGGACGTGTACTCGGTGAAGACCGGGTAACTGATGTTGCTGTCATTAAAATTGAAGCTAATAACCTACCAACTGTTGCTTTGGGTAACTCTGAGGTCTTGCAACCAGGAGAAGCGGTCATTGCTATTGGGAATCCTCTTGGTTTAGACTACACCGTTACATCTGGAATTGTCAGCGCTACTGGTCGTTCTAGCAGTGATATTGGTGCTACTGATAAGCGTGTTGATTATATTCAAACTGATGCAGCTATCAACCCTGGTAACTCTGGAGGACCACTGCTGAATACTCGTGGAGATGTCATTGGTATGAATACTGCCATTATTCAAGGTGCTCAAGGGTTAGGCTTTGCTATTCCTATCAGCACGGCGCAGCGGATTGCTCAAGAATTAATTACAAAAGGTAGGGTTGACCATCCTTATTTAGGTATTCAAATGGTGACTTTAACGCCAGAAATTCAGGAAAAAGCCAGTTCTAAAGGCATTAATTTGGCAGTAGATAAGGGGGTATTGTTACTTGATGTTGTGCCACGTTCTCCTGCTGCTTCTGCTGGATTAAAACAAGGTGATATCATTCAAAGTATTAGTAACCAGCCAGTTACTAAAATAGAAGAAGTGCAAAAGATAGTGGAAAATAGTAAAATTGGCTCTCCTATTGAATTACAAGTGATTCGTAATGGGCAAACAGCACAAATAGCCGTTAAACCCGCTCCTTTACCGATTCGACGTGGAAGCTAA
- the def gene encoding peptide deformylase: protein MGELLPIIQLGAPILRQKATLVENINDEPIQKLIDDLMATVAKANGVGIAAPQVAQSCRLFIVASRPNPRYPNAPEMEPTAMINPKIIAHSTEVVKGWEGCLCIPGIRGLVKRYQAIEVEYTDRNGKLQKQELTDFVARIFQHEYDHLDGIVFLDRLESTLDIITEQVYQKQVINNT from the coding sequence ATGGGTGAATTGCTACCAATTATTCAATTGGGTGCTCCGATACTGCGTCAAAAAGCCACCTTGGTAGAAAATATCAATGATGAGCCTATTCAAAAGCTCATTGACGACCTTATGGCGACAGTTGCTAAGGCTAATGGTGTTGGTATTGCTGCACCTCAAGTTGCCCAATCTTGTCGTTTATTTATAGTAGCCTCCCGCCCTAATCCCAGGTATCCCAACGCTCCAGAAATGGAACCCACTGCCATGATTAATCCAAAAATCATTGCTCACTCAACTGAAGTTGTCAAAGGTTGGGAGGGTTGTTTGTGTATTCCAGGGATTAGGGGATTAGTTAAGAGATATCAAGCGATTGAAGTAGAATACACTGACCGCAATGGCAAACTGCAAAAGCAAGAATTGACTGATTTTGTCGCTCGTATCTTTCAACACGAGTATGACCACCTTGACGGTATCGTGTTTTTAGATAGGCTAGAAAGTACTCTGGACATAATCACTGAGCAAGTATATCAAAAACAAGTGATTAACAACACTTAA